A genome region from Setaria italica strain Yugu1 chromosome III, Setaria_italica_v2.0, whole genome shotgun sequence includes the following:
- the LOC101785083 gene encoding diphosphomevalonate decarboxylase MVD2, peroxisomal — MAAAAAEDGQWVLMATGRSPTNIAVIKYWGKRDEALILPVNDSVSVTLDPDHLSATTTVAVSPSFSSDRMWLNGKEISLSGGRFQSCLREIRKRACDFEDEKKGIKIKKEDWEKLHVHIASYKNFPTAAGLASSAAGFACLVFTLGKLMNVKEDYGELSSIARQGSGSACRSIYGGFVKWCMGKKDDGSDSIAVQLADEAHWKDLVIIIAVVSSKQKETSSTSGMRDSVETSPLLQYRAQTVVPSRVLKMEEAIKNRDFELFAKLTCADSNQFHAVCLDTSPPIFYMNDTSHRIISLVEKWNHLEGCPQVAYTFDAGPNAVLIARNRKTAALLLQKLLYYFPPQDKDLSSYLVGDKSILSDAGLHSLEDVEALPAPPEMKIHDQKFKGDVSYFICSRLGVGINVVADESQALLDSVTGLPKVVCF; from the exons atggcggcggcggcggcggaggatgggcAATGGGTGCTGATGGCGACGGGGCGGTCGCCGACCAACATCGCGGTGATCAAGTACTGGGGGAAGCGCGACGAGGCGCTCATCCTCCCCGTCAACGACAGCGTCAGCGTCACACTCGACCCCGACCAcctctccgccaccaccactgtcgCCGTCAGCCCGTCCTTCTCCTCCGACCGCATGTGGCTCAACGGCAAG GAGATCTCGTTGTCAGGAGGAAGGTTTCAGAGCTGCCTGAGAGAGATCAGGAAGCGTGCTTGTGATTTTGAGGATGAGAAGAAGGGGATCAAGATAAAGAAAGAGGATTGGGAGAAGTTGCATGTCCACATAGCTTCGTACAAAAACTTCCCCACCGCTGCTGGTTTGGCCTCTTCGGCTGCTGGCTTTGCTTGCCTCG TTTTCACTCTTGGAAAGCTAATGAATGTGAAAGAAGACTATGGAGAACTTTCTTCAATAGCAAG GCAGGGATCTGGGAGTGCATGCCGCAGTATTTATGGTGGATTTGTGAAATGGTGTATGGGAAAA AAAGATGATGGAAGTGACAGTATTGCGGTGCAGCTTGCTGATGAAGCACATTGGAAGGATCTTGTAATTATTATTGCAGTG GTCAGTTCAAAGCAGAAGGAAACAAGTAGCACCAGTGGGATGCGGGATAGTGTTGAAACAAGTCCCCTCTTGCAGTACAGGGCCCAG ACTGTAGTGCCAAGTCGGGTGTTGAAAATGGAAGAGGCTATCAAGAATCGCGATTTTGAATTGTTTGCCAAGTTAACTTGTGCAGATAGCAATCAGTTTCATGCTGTATGTTTAGATACGAGCCCTCCCATCTTTTATATGAATGATACATCACACAG GATAATTAGTCTTGTGGAAAAGTGGAACCACTTGGAAGGTTGCCCACAG GTTGCCTACACCTTTGATGCTGGGCCTAACGCTGTTTTAATTGCGCGAAACCGTAAAACCGCTGCACTTCTCCTCCAGAAGCTCTTGTACTATTTCCCTCCACAAGACAAGGATTTGAGCAG CTATTTGGTCGGCGACAAATCAATTCTAAGCGATGCTGGATTGCACTCCCTAGAAGATGTTGAGGCTCTCCCGGCGCCTCCAGAGATGAAGATACATGACCAGAAATTCAAGGGCGACGTTAGCTACTTCATCTGCAGCAGGCTTGGGGTTGGCATAAACGTTGTCGCTGACGAAAGCCAAGCGTTGCTCGATTCGGTCACGGGGCTCCCAAAAGTGGTGTGCTTTTAG
- the LOC101752690 gene encoding uncharacterized protein LOC101752690, whose protein sequence is FRRRAAALVPPSAPHLHRHLRWLLADAAAADPSSDPALLRAPLGDLEAMWARHVRDRRPFQYVVGNEHWRDLVVAVRDGVLIPRPETEAVVDMVRNVEGFADGWWADLGTGSGAIAVAVARELGPEGKVFAVDVSEVAIEVARLNVQRYGMQDKVEIRHGSWFEPLEDVKGKLMGVISNPPYIPTDDLPRLQPEVGWHEPKLALDGGKDGLEHLLHLCEGLSSVLKPGGFFVFETNGNKQSEFLVDLISTKWSSSFHNVEAVLDFAEIKRFVTGYRR, encoded by the exons ttccgccgccgcgcggccgcgctcgtcccgccctccgcgccgcacctccaccgccacctccgctggctcctcgccgacgccgccgccgccgatccctCCTCCGACCCGGcgctcctccgcgcgccgcTGGGCGACCTCGAGGCCATGTGGGCCCGCCACGTGCGTGACCGTCGCCCGTTCCAGTACGTGGTCGGGAACGAGCACTGGCGGGACCTGGTGGTGGCCGTGAGGGACGGCGTGCTCATCCCGCGCCCCGAGACAGAGGCCGTGGTGGACATGGTGAGGAATGTGGAGGGGTTCGCGGACGGGTGGTGGGCGGACCTCGGCACCGGGAGCGGCGCCatcgccgtggccgtggcgagGGAGCTCGGACCCGAGGGGAAGGTGTTCGCAGTTGATGTCAGCGAGGTGGCCATCGAGGTCGCGCGGCTCAACGTCCAGAGGTACGGAATGCAG GATAAAGTTGAAATAAGGCACGGTTCGTGGTTTGAACCTCTGGAAGATGTGAAAGGAAAACTCATGGGTGTGATTAGTAATCCCCCATATATACCAACTGATGATCTACCTCGACTGCAACCTGAGGTTGGTTGGCATGAACCAAAGTTGGCGCTTGACGGAGGCAAGGACGGCCTTGAGCATCTGCTCCATCTTTGTGAAGGGTTATCTTCAGTTCTGAAGCCTGGAGGTTTCTTTGTTTTTGAG ACTAATGGCAATAAGCAGTCTGAGTTCCTTGTTGATTTGATAAGCACAAAGTGGAGTTCTTCTTTTCATAATGTGGAGGCAGTATTAGACTTCGCAGAAATCAAGCGTTTTGTAACAGGATATCGCAGATGA
- the LOC101784301 gene encoding homeobox-leucine zipper protein HOX33, translating to MAAVASRERLSPGAAPQVDTGKYVRYTPEQVEALERVYSECPKPSSLRRQQLIRDCPILSNIEPKQIKVWFQNRRCREKQRKEASRLQTVNRKLSAMNKLLMEENDRLQKQVSRLVYDNGYMKNQLHSPSVATTDTSCESVVTSGQQYQQQNPAVPHPPQRDANNPAGLLAIAEETLAEFMSKATGTAVNWVQMVGMKPGPDSVGIIAVSHNCSGVAARACGLVSLEPTKVAEILKDRASWYRDCRHVEILHVIPTGNGGTIELIYMQTYALTTLAGPRDFWTLRYTSGLDDGSLVICERSLTQSTGGPCGPNAPTFIRAEVLPSGYLIRPCDGGGSMIYIVDHVDLNAKSVPEVLRPLYESPKILAQKMTAAALRHIRQIAHESSGEIPYGAGRQPAVLRTFSQRLSRGFNDAVSGFPDDGWSPLLSSDGPEDITITVNSSPNKLVGSHVSPSPFFSAIGGGIMCAKASMLLQNVPPALLVRFLREHRSEWADPGVDAYSAASLRANPYAVPGLRAGGFMGNQVILPLARTLEHDESLEVIRLEGHGFSHDEVLMSRDMFLLQLCTGVDESAPGACAQLVFAPIDESFADDAPLLPSGFRVIPLDDKMDVPSATRTLDLASALEVGSGAGSRSPSDASGSCTTRSVLTIAFQFSFENHLRESVAAMARQYVRGVMASVQRVAMAIAPSRLGSHIQLKHPHPPGSPEALALATWIGRSYRVHTGSEIRWSDTEGVDNPLMPFWKHSDAILCCSLKPPFMLKFANSAGFDILETTMVNIQDMPLEGVLDDEGRKLLFSELPKIMQQGFAYLPGGVCRSSMGRQASYEQAVAWKVVGDDGAPQGLALMLVNWTFI from the exons ATGGCGGCGGTTGCGAGCAGGGAGAGGCTCTCCCCGGGCGCCGCGCCGCAGGTGGACACGGGCAAGTACGTGCGGTACACGCCGGAGCAGGTGGAGGCGCTGGAGCGCGTCTACAGCGAGTGCCCCAAGCCCAGCTCGCTGCGCCGCCAGCAGCTCATCAGGGACTGCCCCATCCTCAGCAACATCGAGCCCAAGCAGATCAAGGTCTGGTTCCAGAACCGCAG ATGCCGGGAGAAGCAGCGCAAGGAGGCATCCCGCCTGCAAACTGTGAACCGGAAGCTGAGTGCGATGAATAAGCTGTTGATGGAGGAGAATGACCGGCTGCAGAAGCAGGTGTCCCGGCTCGTCTATGACAACGGGTATATGAAGAATCAACTCCACAGT CCTTCTGTAGCCACCACAGATACAAGCTGTGAGTCTGTGGTGACAAGTGGTCAGCAGTATCAACAGCAAAACCCAGCAGTTCCGCATCCTCCACAAAGGGATGCGAACAACCCAGCAGG TCTACTCGCTATTGCTGAGGAGACCTTGGCAGAGTTCATGTCCAAGGCGACTGGAACTGCTGTCAACTGGGTGCAAATGGTTGGGATGAAG CCTGGTCCGGATTCCGTTGGAATCATCGCTGTTTCGCACAACTGCAGTGGCGTAGCAGCACGAGCTTGTGGCCTTGTGAGCCTTGAGCCCACAAAG GTTGCTGAGATCCTTAAGGATCGCGCATCGTGGTATCGCGATTGTCGGCATGTTGAAATCCTCCATGTTATCCCTACGGGTAATGGTGGAACGATTGAGCTGATATATATGCAG ACTTATGCACTGACAACTCTGGCGGGACCGCGCGACTTTTGGACGCTCCGATACACTAGTGGCCTTGACGATGGCAGTCTTGTG ATCTGTGAAAGGTCATTGACTCAGTCTACTGGAGGTCCTTGTGGACCTAATGCTCCGACTTTTATCAGAGCTGAGGTCCTTCCTAGTGGTTATCTGATTCGACCATGTGACGGGGGAGGCTCCATGATTTACATTGTGGATCATGTTGATCTGAAT GCTAAGAGTGTGCCTGAGGTTCTTCGACCACTCTATGAATCTCCTAAGATACTGGCACAGAAGATGACAGCTGCG GCATTGCGACACATTAGGCAAATTGCACATGAATCAAGTGGTGAAATCCCCTATGGTGCTGGGCGCCAGCCAGCTGTTCTCAGAACCTTCAGTCAAAGACTCAGCAG AGGCTTCAATGATGCTGTGAGTGGTTTTCCAGATGATGGTTGGTCTCCTTTGTTGAGCAGTGATGGCCCTGAGGATATTACAATTACAGTCAACTCATCTCCAAACAAACTTGTTGGGTCTCATGTCAGCCCCTCCCCATTCTTTTCTGCTATAGGGGGTGGCATTATGTGCGCAAAAGCATCAATGCTACTGCAG AATGTGCCACCTGCTTTACTTGTGCGATTCTTGAGGGAGCATCGCTCTGAATGGGCCGATCCTGGTGTTGATGCATATTCTGCCGCCTCTTTGAGGGCCAACCCTTATGCTGTGCCAGGTTTAAGGGCTGGTGGGTTTATGGGCAACCAGGTTATACTACCCCTTGCACGAACATTGGAGCATGATGAG TCCTTGGAGGTTATTAGGCTTGAAGGACATGGTTTTAGCCACGATGAGGTGCTTATGTCTCGAGATATGTTCCTTCTGCAG CTTTGCACTGGGGTTGATGAGAGTGCTCCTGGTGCATGTGCACAGCTTGTCTTTGCACCTATTGATGAATCTTTTGCTGATGATGCGCCATTGCTACCCTCAGGCTTCCGTGTTATACCACTGGATGATAAAATG GACGTGCCCTCTGCCACACGCACACTAGACCTTGCTTCGGCGCTTGAGGTTGGATCAGGTGCAGGCTCACGTTCCCCAAGTGATGCGTCGGGTTCATGCACCACGCGATCAGTCCTGACTATCGCCTTCCAGTTCTCGTTCGAGAATCACCTACGTGAAAGTGTGGCAGCAATGGCCAGGCAGTATGTCAGGGGTGTGATGGCATCTGTGCAGAGGGTGGCCATGGCAATTGCTCCCTCCCGCCTTGGCTCACATATCCAACTGAAGCACCCGCATCCTCCGGGGTCTCCTGAGGCACTCGCACTTGCTACTTGGATTGGCAGGAGCTACAG GGTGCACACTGGATCGGAGATCCGCTGGTCGGACACTGAAGGCGTGGACAATCCCCTAATGCCTTTCTGGAAGCACAGTGACGCAATTCTCTGCTGCTCTCTGAAG CCTCCATTCATGCTCAAGTTCGCCAACAGCGCCGGCTTCGACATCCTAGAGACGACGATGGTGAACATCCAGGACATGCCGCTGGAGGGGGTCCTTGACGACGAGGGGCGGAAGTTACTGTTCTCGGAGCTCCCCAAGATCATGCAGCAG GGCTTTGCGTACCTCCCCGGCGGTGTGTGCCGGTCGAGCATGGGGCGGCAGGCGTCGTACGAGCAGGCGGTGGCCTGGAAGGTGGTGGGCGATGACGGTGCGCCGCAGGGCCTGGCGCTCATGCTCGTCAACTGGACCTTCATCTGA
- the LOC101784694 gene encoding uncharacterized protein LOC101784694: MADLGLWKQAWRWVLSQKHILAWAHTAACGSRERLAFLVDRHWPAVSRACATSSRLALAALLQWRGCMARGVLAVASLGPAAVFVILWSFFVCMTSPAWALFALLLLGAAGAVVHYMGYTPGLFIVGLFGILIMWMYGYFWITGMLLVAGGCMCSLKHARYVIPILTTYAIYCVAIRVGWLGVFLTLNLSFLANDLLNKLLQGYEESTEEKFEDMKDSDPVMDEFYRSCEFPPAPDSEPETVSSAKPYCSSPTQDVLHVQKEEPPSKVVKSDSSSLDEIKRIMDGSNHYEVLGIPRNRSIDQKSLKKEYHRMVLLVHPDKNMGNPLACESFKKLQSAYEVLSDFTKRNSYDEQLRKEESQKMTPRSRVVSQQGGVEFLSEESRRIQCTKCGNFHIWICTKRSKTKARFCQGCDQYHQAKDGDGWVETRFSTSYKMEIPRAFVCAESKIFDVSEWATCQGMECKPNTHGPTFMVNMVGADRMPQRSYSSRYPFSLDAEMIPEDEFELWLQQALASGVFADSPKRRKSWSPFKLPQKGIKSWRRSS, from the exons ATGGCGGATTTGGGGCTGTGGAAGCAGGCGTGGAGGTGGGTGCTGTCCCAGAAGCACATCCTGGCGTGGGCCCACACGGCGGCGTGCGGCAGCCGGGAGCGCCTCGCCTTCCTGGTCGATCGGCACTGGCCGGCCGTGTCCCGGGCCTGCGCCACCTCCTCGCgcctcgcgctcgccgcgctgctGCAATGGCGCGGGTGTATGGCGCGCGGGGTGCTGGCGGTGGCGAGCCTCGGCCCTGCCGCCGTGTTCGTGATCCTCTGGAGCTTCTTCGTGTGCATGACCTCGCCGGCGTGGGCTCTCTTCgcgcttcttctcctg GGGGCTGCTGGTGCAGTTGTTCACTATATGGGCTATACACCTGGCCTTTTCATTGTTGGGCTGTTTGGGATATTGATTATGTGGATGTATGGCTACTTTTGGATTACAGGAATGCTTCTAGTTGCTGGAG GTTGTATGTGCTCTCTGAAACATGCTCGATATGTGATACCAATTTTGACCACATATGCTATTTATTGTGTGGCTATTCGTGTTGGGTGGCTTGGAGTCTTCTTGACACTCAACCTTTCGTTCTTGGCAAATGATCTTCTTAATAAGTTACTGCAAGGATACGAGGAAAGCACtgaagaaaaatttgaagataTGAAGGATTCTGATCCAGTTATGGATGAGTTCTATCGTAGCTGTGAATTCCCTCCTGCTCCTGACAGTGAACCTGAGACCGTGTCTTCTGCAAAGCCTTATTGCTCATCACCCACCCAAGATGTCTTACATGTACAAAAAGAGGAACCTCCTAGTAAAGTAGTTAAATCTGATTCTAGTTCATTGGATGAGATTAAGAGGATAATGGATGGTTCAAACCACTATGAAGTTCTGGGCATACCTCGGAATAGAAGCATTGATCAAAAGTCCCTGAAAAAAGAATACCACAGAATG GTCCTGCTTGTACATCCTGATAAAAATATGGGGAATCCATTGGCTTGTGAATCATTCAAAAAGCTTCAATCAGCTTACGAG GTCCTCTCTGATTTCACAAAGAGAAACAGCTACGATGAACAGCTGAGGAAAGAAGAATCACAGAAAATGACCCCAAGATCACGTGTTGTCTCTCAACAG GGTGGGGTAGAGTTTCTTTCCGAAGAGTCCAGGCGTATACAATGCACTAAGTGTGGTAATTTCCATATATGGATATGCACCAAGAGAAGCAAAACAAAAGCAAGATTCTGTCAG GGTTGTGATCAGTATCATCAAGCCAAGGATGGAGATGGATGGGTTGAAACCAGATTTTCAACCTCCTACAAG ATGGAAATACCCCGAGCTTTTGTTTGTGCTGAGAGCAAAATATTTGATGTGTCTGAGTGGGCTACCTGCCAG GGAATGGAGTGTAAGCCTAACACTCATGGTCCAACTTTTATGGTGAACATGGTTGGAGCAGATAGGATGCCTCAGAGATCCTACAGTTCCCGGTATCCCTTCAGCTTGGATGCGGAGATGATCCCTGAGGATGAATTTGAGCTCTGGCTTCAGCAGGCATTGGCATCAGGCGTCTTTGCTGACAGCCCAAAGCGCAGGAAAAGCTGGAGCCCATTCAAACTGCCCCAAAAGGGGATTAAAAGTTGGCGGAGATCATCATGA
- the LOC101785485 gene encoding WPP domain-associated protein — protein sequence MEAADPLEYELQREISDIMIQDYVCGLQREFEMKVWEHQNCISTLNRNWKQKVSEIGVLRDELHSILSVVVGSESGMHPHQSHSSPEDQIVVKVKDDNEPPLTEKATDTSEVMLEIPDFSLLKHMPSEEITNFLKTEWLKLRRQHESELHQKTEELFRVKREYAKAKASLPLKKERELEFIKSKLLQTISKLGEIASRKENSCFERNESEDMCRLKDRIGMLLHENNRLRGLLADKREEVKHFSSQVSDAKSKIAQHSLSEANLLNNFEKLRAELEDVKIERQLNNLLDSSIFREAFDDYENQIYDMNQEGSFLKELLDEKEDQLNIIYEDRQKLKYENNQLVSIAGSIMQHHDQVNLVNDEILMFKEKVCEQELLILESKSEYNSMKRCLYEAMQEIQVCKQEILELTENLTSMAIALDEAKKQNASLDATIREMKKTPAQSIWRHSEQTGESDLASIEKLSKAYSDFESRLAETMKRNETRLTSMICQFNPLVQQVAVLRKKEFWYKQILEIKCSNLRKAEAEVDILGDEVDTLLSVLGKIYIALDHYSPVLKHYPGVTEILILVQKVLKGENI from the exons atggaggCGGCCGACCCC ttGGAGTATGAACTGCAGAGAGAGATCTCTGACATCATGATTCAGGACTATGTTTGCGGTTTGCAACGGGAGTTTGAGATGAAGGTATGGGAGCATCAGAACTGTATCAGCACTCTGAACAGGAATTGGAAACAGAAGGTTTCTGAGATTGGGGTACTGCGAGATGAGCTTCACAGTATTCTGAGTGTTGTAGTAGGTTCGGAATCTGGTATGCATCCTCACCAATCCCACAGTAGTCCAGAAGACCAGATCGTTGTGAAGGTGAAAGATGATAATGAGCCTCCTCTAACAGAGAAAGCTACTGATACAAGTGAGGTTATGCTTGAGATCCCAGATTTTTCTCTCCTGAAACACATGCCAAGTGAAGAAATCACTAATTTTCTCAAGACGGAATGGCTAAAACTACGAAGACAGCATGAGTCTGAGCTGCATCAGAAGACAGAAGAGCTGTTCAGGGTGAAAAGGGAATATGCAAAAGCTAAAGCTTCATTGCCTCttaagaaagagagagagcttGAGTTCATCAAATCAAAGTTGCTCCAAACCATTTCTAAGCTGGGTGAGATAGCGTCGAGGAAAGAGAATTCTTGTTTTGAGCGTAATGAGAGTGAGGATATGTGCAGATTGAAGGACAGGATCGGCATGTTACTTCATGAAAATAATCGTCTCCGAGGATTACTGGCTGATAAAAGAGAGGAGGTTAAGCACTTCTCCTCGCAAGTTTCAGATGCAAAGAGCAAAATAGCTCAGCACTCACTGTCAGAGGCAAACCTCTTGAATAATTTTGAGAAGCTTAGGGCTGAACTTGAAGATGTAAAGATTGAGAGACAATTGAACAATTTATTGGATTCGTCTATATTCAGGGAAGCTTTTGATGATTACGAGAATCAGATTTATGATATGAATCAGGAGGGGTCCTTCCTCAAAGAGTTGCTTGATGAAAAAGAAGACCAGTTAAATATTATATATGAAGATAGACAAAAGCTCAAGTATGAAAATAATCAACTAGTATCAATTGCAGGATCAATAATGCAGCATCATGACCAAGTCAACTTGGTTAATGATGAGATTTTGATGTTCAAGGAGAAAGTCTGTGAGCAAGAACTGCTGATATTAGAGTCAAAGAGCGAATATAACTCAATGAAAAGATGTTTGTATGAGGCTATGCAGGAAATCCAAGTATGCAAGCAAGAGATACTTGAGCTGACTGAAAACTTAACTTCTATGGCTATTGCTTTGGATGAAGCCAAAAAACAGAATGCCTCACTTGATGCCACCATCCGGGAAATGAAGAAAACACCAGCACAAAGCATTTGGAGGCATAGTGAACAGACAGGGGAATCTGATCTTGCCAGTATCGAGAAGTTGTCAAAAGCATACAGTGATTTTGAAAGCAGATTAGCAGAAACTATGAAAAGAAATGAAACCAG GTTGACTAGTATGATTTGTCAGTTTAACCCATTGGTGCAGCAAGTTGCTGTCTTAAGGAAAAAAGAATTCTGGTATAAGCAAATACTTGAGATTAAATGTTCAAATCTTCGGAAAGCAGAAGCCGAG GTTGATATACTTGGTGATGAAGTTGACACCCTTCTAAGTGTCCTGGGGAAAATCTATATAGCACTTGATCATTATTCTCCAGTTTTGAAGCATTACCCTGGG GTTACAGAGATTTTGATTCTTGTGCAGAAGGTGTTGAAAGGAGAAAATATTTAG